In one window of Helianthus annuus cultivar XRQ/B chromosome 17, HanXRQr2.0-SUNRISE, whole genome shotgun sequence DNA:
- the LOC110923005 gene encoding uncharacterized protein LOC110923005, with product MAGRGKELGFVERNGVINLKEQLARTALRNVRLKGHTYVELREDNKKVIFFCVLCLSPCYSDSVLHDHLRGHLHKQMYEAAKATLLKQNPFPFNDGMLFFHSEDGVERRVVPSNGAGNGNCLAIVPFEGNESENEFSSEGSLDLGQGDEGVDVGDLVIPDVLCKDKVSDLEVREVGVGKISVRFWDKDKGSKGIKKIWCEWLGKNGSVDDDMILYHDFAVVSFAFDFDLGRKGVLDELQDFLSSSSRLEIEGNKKGKKRKSPSDTDLSESLSNQEESSGEESGNSNSKNLLDVYDDKSLQLRLVPDKYTRKEIRTRQRLASERVCDICQHKMLPGKNVATLLNMKTGRIVCSSRNLNGAFHVFHISCLIHWILLCESEVYTKQLVGPEPKRRSRRKKGAKSKKVDEDVKKQIYSAFCPECQGTGIELGGDELEKPTVSLSEMFKYKMKASDGHKEYIKAPELLQNCSTGFYFPSQSEEAMQENVSPLKLLRFYHAVE from the exons ATGGCAGGACGTGGTAAGGAGTTAGGTTTTGTGGAAAGGAATGGTGTGATAAATTTAAAGGAACAATTGGCTAGAACTGCACTTAGGAATGTGAGATTGAAGGGGCATACATATGTGGAACTTAGGGAAGATAACAAGAAGGTTATATTCTTCTGTGTGTTGTGTTTGTCTCCGTGTTACAGTGATTCGGTGCTGCATGATCATCTGAGAGGGCATCTGCATAAGCAGATGTATGAGGCTGCGAAAGCTACGTTGTTGAAACAGAATCCGTTTCCGTTTAATGATGGGATGCTTTTCTTTCATAGTGAGGATGGTGTTGAACGTCGTGTGGTGCCTTCGAATGGTGCTGGTAATGGAAATTGTCTTGCTATTGTCCCTTTTGAAGGAAATGAATCTGAGAATGAGTTTTCGTCTGAGGGAAGTTTGGATTTAGGACAAGGTGATGAGGGTGTAGATGTTGGTGACCTGGTTATACCTGATGTGTTATGTAAAGATAAAGTTTCTGATTTAGAAGTGAGAGAAGTTGGTGTCGGAAAAATTTCAGTTAGGTTTTGGGATAAAGATAAGGGTTCGAAGGGAATCAAGAAAATTTGGTGTGAATGGCTTGGGAAAAACGGTTCAGTTGATGATGATATGATTTTGTATCATGATTTCGCAGTTGTGTCATTTGCGTTTGACTTTGATCTCGGTAGAAAAGGGGTGCTTGATGAGTTACAGGATTTTCTTTCATCAAGTTCTAGACTAGAAATCGAGGGTAATAAgaaaggaaagaagaggaaatCACCGTCTGATACTGATCTAAGTGAATCTTTAAGCAAccaagaagaatcttctggggaAGAATCGGGTAATTCTAATTCAAAGAATCTTTTGGATGTATATGATGATAAATCACTGCAGTTAAGACTTGTGCCGGACAAATACACTAGGAAAGAAATCAGGACACGTCAGCGTTTAGCTTCGGAAAGAGTTTGTGACATCTGTCAACACAAAATGCTTCCCGGGAAAAACGTGGCTACACTTCTTAATATGAAAACTGGTAGAATTGTTTGCAGCAGTAGAAACTTGAACGGG GCGTTTCATGTGTTTCATATATCGTGCCTTATACATTGGATACTTTTGTGTGAGTCTGAAGTTTATACAaaacagttggttggtcctgagcCAAAGAGAAGATCTAGGAGGAAAAAGGGAGCAAAATCGAAAAAGGTTGACGAGGATGTAAAAAAGCAAATATATTCTGCATTTTGTCCTGAATGCCAGGGTACTGGTATAGAACTTGGTGGAGACGAGCTAGAGAAACCAACTGTCTCTCTTTCTGAG ATGTTTAAGTATAAAATGAAAGCTAGTGATGGACACAAAGAGTACATAAAAGCCCCGGAATTGTTGCAGAATTGCTCAACTGGTTTTTATTTCCCTTCCCAATCGGAAGAAGCCATGCAG GAAAACGTTTCACCATTGAAGTTGCTTCGGTTTTATCATGCTGTGGAGTAG
- the LOC110924423 gene encoding proton pump-interactor 1-like, with protein sequence MSLSVMGNHNHQFYVVKSRPCREEHEKEEADKQYQSMNLARFSINEDIANLKLNERQINQKIMKFSHLDKQLKWKIQKIKDLELGIKHYLPFMLEPRTTGFFQLPEKDARTMIRQGCQKRLIKNGRMDMEHLQQVEEQLLCSKKSIGITSCGTQELNDMIKSMVQSIQHGNKKCANEIKIQQEIGKFMETVDNAPEPEPYDDCRWKRMVRFERIWKRNKEHSIKIRLEELEQIKRKIIGRKAKVKRLKAELEHVRKNISSLEKEIENVNTKRSEAYKRGYELGEQKKDLSSSYTEYQSLMRHAKELAHKGDVVGLKQACDTQVEEFTTQWNDSKAFREDYEKRKLVRSGGLLVSRIHVMWKSSTRIIL encoded by the exons ATGTCATTGAGCGTGATGGGAAACCATAATCATCAGTTTTATGTCGTCAAGAGTCGGCCTTGTCGTGAGGAACATGAAAAAGAAGAGGCAGACAAGCAATATCAGTCTATGAATCTTGCTCGATTTAGCATCAACGAAGATATAGCCAATCTGAAG TTAAATGAACGTCAAATAAACCAGAAAATAATGAAGTTTTCACATCTTGATAAACAACTAAAGTGGAAGATTCAGAAAATTAAGGATCTTGAACTAGGAATCAAGCATTATTTGCCATTTATGCTGGAACCAAGGACAACTGGTTTTTTTCAGTTGCCAGAAAAAGATGCTCGAACAATGATACGACAGGGTTGTCAAAAAAGGCTGATCAAGAACGGGAGGATGGACATGGAGCATTTGCAACAAGTTGAAGAACAACTTTTATGTTCAAAGAAATCCATTGGGATAACATCATGTGGTACACAAGAACTAAACGATATG ATCAAGAGCATGGTGCAAAGTATACAACATGGGAACAAAAAATGTGCCAATGAAATTAAAATCCAGCAAGAAATAGGCAAATTCATGGAGACGGTCGACAACGCACCAGAACCCGAACCTTATGATGATTGCCGGTGGAAAAGAATGGTAAGGTTTGAGAGAATATGGAAGCGAAACAAGGAGCATAGCATAAAG ATTCGGTTGGAAGAACTTGagcaaataaaaaggaaaataatTGGGCGTAAAGCTAAAGTTAAGCGACTTAAAGCTGAGTTGGAACATGTGAGAAAGAACATTAGTTCTTTAGAAAAGGAGATTGAGAATGTTAACACAAAGAGAAGTGAAGCCTATAAACGTGGTTACGAGCTAGGAGAGCAAAAGAAAGATTTG AGTTCATCTTACACCGAGTATCAGTCTCTCATGAGACATGCAAAAGAGCTTGCACATAAAGGGGATGTCGTGGGACTAAAACAAGCATGCGATACGCAG GTCGAAGAGTTCACGACTCAGTGGAACGATAGCAAAGCATTCAGGGAAGATTACgaaaaaagaaagttggtaaggtCGGGAGGATTACTCGTTTCAAGAATTCATGTAATGTGGAAGAGTTCAACACGCATAatattgtaa